From the genome of Aeromonas hydrophila subsp. hydrophila ATCC 7966:
GGCGCCGAGCTGACCAGCCCGGCCGATGCGCCGGTCTGATCCGCGCGGATCGCCAGAATGACAAAACGGGCAGCCCTGGGGCTGCCCGTTTTTTATGGACGGTTTTCCCTCAATCCTGCCAGGAGGCCTTGTTGGGAAAGGCGTCGCGGTCGGCCCGGGTGGCCGTCTCGTTGCACTCACCCCGGATCTTCCAGGAGGTCTGGCTGAGCACTATGTAGCCTTCGCGGCAGTACTTGCGTTCGGCCAGCGCCTGGGTGAGCTGGGCATCCTGCAGCGCTTCACGCCGCTCCAGCAGGCTCTTGCTGCGACTCAGGCGGCTGCCGTCATCGTCCTGCAGGCGGGTGGGCAGGGTATCGAGCGGGGCGGCTTCGAAGGTGAAGCGCTTGCTCCCCTCCTCGTTGATGTGGGTCCTGAACAGGGGGGCCGGGCCATCCGGCTGGCGCCCCGGCAGGCCTGAGCAGGCGGTGATTGCCGGTAACAGCAGCGTGAAGGCAACGGCAGAGAGTAGACGCACACAAGACTCCAATCGGGTGATCGCTTCAGAGCGGGCAGATTAACATGCCGGCTCGGGTTGGGTGGCGCCGAGCAGCTCATCCGTCGTGAGCAGGGTCACGCTTCTGCCTTTTGGCAGGCTGAGGTGACGCCACATCCAGTGGTGGTGCTCGATGATCTGCTCCGCGCTCAGGTGGGGCCTGTCCGCCGTGGTATGGGCGTCGGTCACCGCCACCACCTCGAAGCCGCGAGC
Proteins encoded in this window:
- a CDS encoding lipoprotein; its protein translation is MRLLSAVAFTLLLPAITACSGLPGRQPDGPAPLFRTHINEEGSKRFTFEAAPLDTLPTRLQDDDGSRLSRSKSLLERREALQDAQLTQALAERKYCREGYIVLSQTSWKIRGECNETATRADRDAFPNKASWQD